The Mauremys reevesii isolate NIE-2019 linkage group 1, ASM1616193v1, whole genome shotgun sequence genome has a segment encoding these proteins:
- the SERPINH1 gene encoding serpin H1 — protein MWVTNLLALCALAAAVPSEDKKLSDKATALADRSTTLAFNLYHTMAKDKNMENILVSPVVVASSLGLVSLGGKATTASQAKAVLSADKLNDDYVHGGLSELLNEVSNSTARNITWKLGNRLYGPSSISFADDFVKSSKKHYNYEHSKINFRDKRSALKSINEWASQTTDGKLPEVTKNVEKTDGALIVNAMFFKPHWDERFHHKMVDNRGFMVTRSYTVGVPMMHRTGLYNYFDDEAEKLQIVEMPLAHKLSSMIFIMPNHVEPLERVEKLLTREQLKTWIGKLKKRAVAISLPKVSLEVSHDLQKHLADLGLTEAMDKNKADLSKISGKKDLYLSNVFHAAALEWDTEGNPFDADIYGREEMRNPKLFYADHPFVFVIKDNKTNSILFIGRLVRPKGDKMRDEL, from the exons ATGTGGGTGACCAACCTCCTGGCCCTCTGTGCCCTAGCGGCCGCAGTGCCCTCGGAAGATAAGAAGCTGAGCGATAAGGCAACCGCCTTAGCTGACCGCAGCACAACTCTCGCCTTCAACCTCTACCACACGATGGCTAAAGACAAGAACATGGAGAACATCCTCGTGTCTCCCGTGGTGGTGGCCTCCTCGCTCGGCCTGGTGTCACTCGGTGGCAAGGCCACCACAGCCTCCCAAGCCAAGGCCGTGCTCAGCGCCGACAAGCTGAACGACGACTACGTTCACGGCGGGCTTTCGGAGCTCCTGAACGAGGTCAGCAACTCCACCGCCCGCAACATCACCTGGAAGCTCGGGAACCGCTTGTATGGCCCCAGCTCCATCAGCTTTGCTGATGATTTTGTGAAGAGCAGCAAGAAGCATTACAACTACGAACACTCCAAGATCAACTTCAGGGACAAGAGGAGTGCCCTGAAATCCATCAACGAGTGGGCCTCCCAGACCACCGATGGCAAGCTCCCCGAGGTCACCAAAAATGTGGAGAAgaccgacggggccctgatcgtGAACGCCATGTTCTTCAAGC CTCACTGGGATGAGAGGTTCCATCACAAGATGGTGGACAACCGTGGCTTTATGGTGACCCGTTCCTACACAGTGGGAGTTCCCATGATGCACCGCACAG GTCTGTACAACTACTTTGATGATGAGGCTGAGAAACTTCAGATTGTGGAGATGCCTCTCGCTCACAAACTCTCCAGCATGATCTTCATCATGCCCAACCATGTGGAGCCACTGGAGAGGGTTGAGAAGCTGCTGACCAGAGAGCAACTGAAAACTTGGATCGGCAAGTTGAAGAAGAGAGCTGTGGCCATTTCCCTGCCGAAAGTCAGCTTGGAAGTCAGCCACGATCTTCAG AAACACTTAGCGGACCTTGGCTTGACTGAAGCAATGGACAAGAACAAGGCTGACCTGTCCAAGATTTCAGGCAAGAAAGATCTCTACCTTTCCAACGTCTTCCATGCCGCGGCCCTCGAGTGGGACACCGAGGGGAACCCCTTTGATGCCGACATCTACGGCCGAGAAGAAATGAGGAACCCGAAACTCTTCTATGCCGATCACCCATTCGTCTTTGTGATCAAGGACAATAAAACCAACTCCATTCTTTTCATTGGCAGGCTAGTGAGGCCCAAAGGGGACAAAATGCGCGATGAATTGTAG